A genomic segment from Phragmites australis chromosome 6, lpPhrAust1.1, whole genome shotgun sequence encodes:
- the LOC133920564 gene encoding uncharacterized protein LOC133920564 has translation MATSREPQPNARVNQSVWNMSSVLKPSEPDQGLRRARSVPTCPDRRLSPAPASSSSNACRSSSSFNARTTSSRSTSGSASSSTRGKTLHSASSMAGAKQANTMRRKADKPGATSVWPPAPATPNISSKDMTRAAKSPSPVQKSKLSTRPGIEKMAMSSLKLRTQKATLGALGGGKTQAVSSARAPGASAKKIMGAKNSLSIQRTRSVPARQIEAPKIEEQEVELLMELDGTESLSTPSIEEHLQERLPDPVELKPVDDISYATSEGAPSEPSSNQEQYKNEVREHISEEKHEGKDENLNGGVNADVGSNSEANVVKEAVSEFELNEAVDETGLNEADSETELKESVNKTELNEAVSEIELKEAVDETKTNEADCEHELKEAVNETELKDAVTEPELLAKEEAKFKDEKIMLPRNTLELVQRWRMDDGMSNEVTEEGTSKPMQERKNKVMALVGKFENAMSG, from the coding sequence ATGGCGACATCGAGGGAGCCTCAACCGAATGCTAGGGTCAACCAGAGCGTCTGGAATATGTCCTCAGTGCTCAAACCCAGTGAGCCTGACCAGGGGCTACGGCGTGCAAGGTCTGTCCCAACCTGTCCTGATCGCAGATTATCCCCAGCCCCCGCCTCAAGCTCGTCCAATGCCTGTCGGTCCTCATCATCGTTCAATGCTCGCACCACCTCATCCCGGTCCACATCTGGCTCAGCCTCTTCTTCCACTCGTGGAAAGACACTGCACTCTGCTTCCTCCATGGCCGGTGCAAAGCAAGCCAACACAATGAGACGGAAAGCAGATAAGCCAGGTGCAACATCTGTGTGGCCTCCAGCCCCTGCAACACCCAATATATCATCCAAGGATATGACCAGGGCAGCAAAATCGCCGTCCCCTGTGCAGAAGAGTAAGCTCTCTACGAGGCCTGGTATCGAGAAGATGGCAATGTCTTCTCTAAAGCTGAGAACTCAGAAAGCAACGCTGGGAGCTCTTGGAGGTGGAAAAACTCAAGCTGTGTCTTCGGCGCGTGCTCCTGGTGCCTCAGCAAAGAAAATTATGGGAGCCAAAAATTCTCTCTCTATCCAGAGGACAAGAAGTGTGCCGGCAAGACAAATAGAGGCACCAAAAATCGAGGAACAAGAAGTCGAGCTGTTGATGGAATTGGATGGGACGGAGAGCCTAAGCACCCCTTCCATAGAAGAGCACTTGCAAGAACGGCTCCCTGACCCTGTCGAGCTGAAACCTGTAGATGATATTAGTTATGCTACATCTGAAGGTGCTCCAAGTGAGCCATCCTCTAATCAAGAGCAATACAAGAATGAGGTCAGAGAGCACATTTCGGAAGAGAAACATGAAGGGAAAGATGAAAACCTGAATGGAGGTGTCAATGCTGATGTTGGAAGCAACAGTGAAGCAAATGTTGTGAAGGAAGCTGTCAGTGAATTTGAGCTAAACGAAGCTGTTGATGAAACTGGGTTAAACGAAGCTGACAGTGAAACTGAGTTAAAGGAATCTGTTAATAAAACCGAACTAAACGAAGCTGTCAGTGAAATTGAGTTAAAGGAAGCTGTTGATGAAACCAAGACAAATGAAGCTGACTGTGAACATGAGTTAAAAGAAGCTGTCAATGAAACTGAGTTAAAGGATGCTGTCACTGAACCTGAGTTATTAGCAAAGGAAGAGGCTAAATTTAAGGACgagaagataatgttgccaaggaATACCCTGGAGTTGGTACAGAGGTGGAGgatggatgatggcatgagcaATGAAGTGACAGAGGAGGGCACGAGCAAGCCTATGcaggagaggaagaacaaggtaATGGCTTTGGTGGGGAAATTTGAGAACGCCATGTCTGGCTGA